From a region of the Mercurialis annua linkage group LG1-X, ddMerAnnu1.2, whole genome shotgun sequence genome:
- the LOC126666178 gene encoding uncharacterized protein LOC126666178 has product MFLFCRMSTSLEHLLDNFHVDMTVDMGEVTSGVPNPSSVAVPDPTPNPVDLGLASGDQVPAATSESPLLPSKESAPSLKGLPTGGQKRPAEDQAGASAKRPKKKKSSGVSFEEAPRFAAWADAQNPPRLSNVAILHACMENIMIKEDIESIDREHGDNLAEFACLGGFSVVQSIAVLERRRRDAVDQLKKLQRDSESWLSEKQKMEEEAGEATGLIQQLRSSVSTKTREISALEARVRTLSEEVESLQSSSGALTKERDDLKKEEGRLRRRLGDSGSFYSQVMTQYRLAIGAKLREQNPGVDLSGVNQLDPASLAKEVKAKLDKQKQDALNKA; this is encoded by the exons atgtttttgttttgtaggatgtcgacttctcttgaacatttgcttgacaattttcatgtcgatatgactgtagatatgggcgaggtcaccAGTGGCGTTCCTAATCCGTCTTCGGTCGCCGTACCGGATCCAACGCCTAATCCGGTGGATCTTGGTCTTGCTTCCGGCGAtcaagttcctgctgcgacttcTGAGTCGCCTttgcttccttcgaaggaatcagctccttctctgaaggggttgcctacTGGCGGTCagaagcgtcctgctgaggaccaggctggggcttctgccaagcgtcccaagaagaagaaatcttctggggtgtctttcgaggaggcacctcggtttgctgcttgggcggacgcgcaaaatccgcctcgtctttcaaacgtcgccattcttcatgcttgcatggagaatattatgataaaggaggacattgagtccattgatcgcgaacatggcgataatttggctgagttcgcctgtctcggcggtttttcg gtggtccagtccatcgctgttttggagcgccgccgaagggatgcggtggatcaattgaagaagctccagagagattccgaatcctggctctccgagaaacaaaagatggaggaggaggctggcgaggcgactggtctgatccaacagctgaggtcctccgtatctaccaagactcgggagatttccgctttagaggctcgggttcgaactttgtccgaggaagtcgagtctctacagtcttcttcaggtgctctcactaaggagagggatgatctgaagaaagaagaggggcgtctccgccggcgattgggtgactctgggagcttttattcccaagtcatgactcaataccggttggcgatcggggcaaagctgcgggagcagaatcctggcgtcgatctttctggagtcaatcagttggaccctgcttctttggcgaaggaggtgaaggcgaagcttgataagcagaagcaagacGCTTTGAATaaggcttag